Genomic DNA from Alkalihalobacterium alkalinitrilicum:
GTGCAAATTAGTGGTGTCTACGGGGTGGAATGGTCTTTAGAGGAGTTAACGAATATTGAAATGGTTGAACAACTACCAAAAGTCCAAGTGAGAACGAATGGGTTTTCATTGGGTGAACGGTTAAAAGGCCGATTTCGCCTTGAGGGAATGGGAAACGGAAGACTTTTTTTGTACCGTAATCATCCGCCCTATCTTTTTATAGAGAAAGGTGAAGACTACTTATTCATTAACTCAAAAGATAATGCAGTAACAGTGCAGTGGTTTGAGACTGTAGAGCATGCTGTTAAAAGATAGTAAAATAGAGGAGAGCTTATGAAAACAGCTAGAAATCAAATTAGTATTAAGGAGCATATGATGACGATAATTAACAAACTAAAACTCGATAAGTACACAAATATGGCGGTTATAAATCAACCAAGTGGCTATGATTTATTTAGTGAATACAAGTCGACACTATCAGGCGAGCATGATGCGATTTTTATCTTTGTAGAAACGGTTGACAAAATTGTTGAGCATACACAACGGATCATTAATGAACAACAATTACTTGAAAAAGGATACTTATTTTTTGCCTATCCGAAAAAAGGAAACAAGAGATATAACACTTTCGTTCACAGAGATGAAATCTTTCCCGCAATGAAAGTTGGCGAAGATGGCTATGTAGAAAATAGTGATATTAAATTTTCGCGAATGGTAAGTATGGACGACGTGTTCACTGTCGTTGGCTTAAAACGAGAGAAAAAGAAGGCGACGAAGTCATCCGCAGCAAGTCAATGTGTTGCTGATTACGAGGACAATGTCCAGGATGTAGAAAAACGACTAGCTGATCATCCGAAGGAACAAGCTTTCTTTCAAAGTCTAACTCCAGGCTACCAAAGAGACTGGGCGCGTTATATTTTTTCAGCTAAGCAAGAAAAAACCCGTGAAAAGCGGTCTCAACAAATGATTGATGTATTATCACAAGGATATAAGACAATGGATTTATATCGTTCAGGGAAGAAGTAGTCAGGAATCAATGTCATCATCAACGTTTATATATATTAATAATAATTATAGAGAAAGATAGAGATATGTGAACTACATACATATCTCTGTCTTTTTTTTGTGCAAATTCATATGTTTTGAGTGCTAGATTGCTAAGGTTAGGAAAGGAGAATTATGCTAATTTTCCTTGAGGAATAGGCAATCAGAAAATAATAAAACATACAAATCGAAAATTTTAATTGATCCAATAAAAAATACTTGTAATTTTCAGATAAGTTAGTTAGTATTAACTAACATAAAAGATATAAATCTTATTCAACTTGTCGTATAGGTAATTGAAGACGTTGTTTTTTGTACATAGTTGAATAGGAAATGTACAAAAAAATGTAAATGGTGGAGCCAAAAATCAAATAATTTACAATAAAAGGAGATGTGAGTATGAAGCAATACAGTACTTTACTAGTTGAGAAAAAGGATAAAACATTAATGGTTCAGTTAAATCGTCCTGAAAAAGCAAATGCCATTAGTACTGAGATGATGGAAGAGTTATTAGACGTTATTTCGGAGTTACGTTATAACAGTGAAATTCAATACGTAGTCTTCACGGGAGCGGGTAAACATTTTTCTGGTGGAGCCGACCTTTCCAAATTAGTGCGTCAATATGAAGCAGGAGAATTTACTCCTTCGGCAGCTAGACTTAATCAAATGCTAGGACATGAAATCATGAATAAACTTGAAGAGCTCGAACAAGTAACGATTGTAGCCATAAATGGTACTTGTATTGGCGGAGGCTTAGCACTCGCTCTTGCATGTGATTTCCGCATCATGACAGAAGAGGCTATCATTTCTATACCTGAGGTTGCTAGAGGTATTTTCTTTACATGGGGTAGTACTCCTAGGTTAATTAATATTGTCGGTGTTGCCAAAGCTAAAGAACTCATTATGTTATGTGACCCAATTGAGGCTGATGAGGCTTTAAGAATGAATTTAGTTACAAAAGTAGTACCAAAAAATATGTTATTGGAGGAAGTTAATAAAATCATCGGTAAATTAGATTCTAGTCCATTTATGCCGATCCGAATGACTAAAAAGATTGCCAATGCGGCTAGTATTGGGGTCATGAGAAATGTAATGAATTATGATACGGAGCTTTTTGAGCAGTCCATACTATCGGGTGAACCAATTACTGAAATGAAGAAGTTTGTTAATCGAGTTAGGAATTAACAGGAAGGAGATTTTTTCATGGAAGCTATAATTCACATGGGTCAAATTGTTGATAAACATGCTTTACGACAACCTAATCAAGGTGTTTATTATGATAATGGACGTGAGGTGACCTACAAGGAATATGTTAAAGAAGTCAATCGTATGATAAACGCCTTTAAAATGATAGGGTTACAAAAAGGGGATCGAATTGCTACGATACTACCTCAATCTAAGGCTTTTATTACAGTTTTTACTGCTGCAGCAAAATTAGGAATTACTATAGTACCATTAGATACTAGACTACAATTACCAAGAATTCAACATATATGCGAACGAACTCAACCGAAAATGTTAATTGCTCAAGCTCATCCTGAAAAGCTAAAAGATAAAATAGAAACGATCCTGTCCAATATTCATTTTGAGCATTTCTATTACTACTTAAGTGAGGTTAAATCAGAAGGAGCTCTTCCTTACGAGCGATTAATTGATAAGGAATTGAGTGATGTATACATTGATGATCTGACGGAGCGTTCGAGTGATGATCCTTTACTTATCATTTTTACAAGTGGAACAACAGGTACTCCAAAAGGTGCTTTGATAACGAATGGGAATATAGTGGCAATGGCAGAAAAAACAGCAAAGGCTTGGGACATTACGAACATGGACCGTTACCTTCTACAATTACCGACCAGCCATGTTGGTGGAATCACTAACCTTATTGCGTCAATGCTTTATGCAGGTGCAAAAGGAGTATTCATGCCAGATTATGATCCTAAATTAATGCTCCAATGCATTGATAACTATAAGTTAACGTTTGTTGGTGGGGTTCCGACCATGTTCCGAATTATGTTTAGAGATTGTGATGTGTCACATTATCAACTTCATTCCATTCGATTAATCTGGTTAGGCGGTGAGTCTTCATCTCCTCATCTTATAAATAAAATAAAATCCCTATTTAAGGAGTCATCTGTAGCAGCAAGCTTTGGAATGACTGAAACAGCGGGATGTTTCACCTATACCGATCCAGAAGACGGTATCGAAATTGTTGCTAATACCGAAGGAAAACCTGGCGAGGGAAGCTATATAAAGATAGTGAAAGAAGATGGAAGTGAAGCAGAATCTAATGAAATTGGTGAAATATATGTTAAAGGATCGAGTGTCATATCTAGTTACTTAGATGAAGAACACAATATGAATACATTTGAAGCAGGCTGGTTGAAGACTGGCGACCTCGGCTCACTCGATGAAAAGAATTATCTCAAGTATGTAGGGCGAAATAAAGAAATGTACATTAGTGGGGGCTACAATGTCTACCCACTAGAAGTAGAAAACTATATTAATAAATTCCCGGGTGTATCAACGTCTTGTGTGGTTGAGAAAGATGATGAGATCTGGGGCCAAGTTGGAATAGCATTTATCGTACCAGAAGCCCATTCTGGTTTCGATTTAGAAGCATTAACATTTTATGTTAAAAACGGTCTGTCAGATTATCAACAACCTAAACATTATATTGTACAAAAGAGTATTCCAATGACACCGCTAGGGAAAGTGGATAAACAAGTCCTTCGCAAAGAGATCACAACGTATATAGCAAACCCAAGTATTTAAAAGATATATAATATATCTTGACTTTATCCTATCTTTTTACAATGTAAAAAGGAATTTCTACAGACTACATTATTAAATAGAATTCGTAAACCAGATGAAATGAATTAATTAAGGGGGTATTATATATGTTCAAAAATAAAGGGATGTTTATTAGTATAATCTCGGCTCTAATATTTGTGCTATTTTTATCAGGATGTGGAAGTGAAAACACAACAAATGATTCGAATTCTAATAGTGAAGATAACAATTCAAAACCAATAAAACTTAGAATTTCGTCTGGTATAAATAACTTACATCCATGGCATATTGGAATGTTTGAGCCTTGGATGAAGCAGATTGAAGAAGAGTCTGAAGGAGATATCAGTTTTGATGTGTTTACCGGTGGGGAGTTAGTACCGTTCGGAAGTGAATATGATGCTCTTCGCGATGGATCGGTTGATGCCTCTTTTACAATTGCGGCATTATATGACCCGCAACGCTTTCCTTACACAGAAGTTGTTCAATTACCACTTTTAGAATCGAATTCAACCATCGCATCCATAGCGATGTCTAATTTATTGAATTCAAATGAAGTTCTTGTAGATGGAAAGACTTACTACGAAATAGAATTTGCCGACAAAGGTATTGTTGCTTTTGCCAATCCTTTAACGGACCCTTACGTATTTGCTACTAGAAATCTTGAATTTGAAAAAGCGGAAGACTTTACAAGAGATATAAGACTCCGTAGTTCTTCAAGAGTAACAGAAATCCTAATTAATAATTTAAATACGACTGCGATTTCTATGCCAGCTACTGATGCCTATGATGCGTTAAGCCGTAATGCTTTAGATGGACTTTTCTACGAGATTCCAGGTTGGAATTCCTTTGGATATGATGAATTATTAAACTATGCAATAGATGGAATTTATTTTGGACATGGCGCTACTCATACAGGAATGACGGAGGAGACTTGGAACGAAATTCCTTCAGAATATCAAGAAATTATTAAAAAGGCTTCAGATGAAATTATCCTAGAAGCTGCAGCGTATCAACAATCAAAAGAGGTAGAAGGCAGAGAAATTTACACTTCAAATGGTGGGAAATTTAGTCATTTTGATGATTTAGAACCTTCTGTTCAAGAACATTTGAGTAATGCCATTGTAGCAACTTGGTTTGAATGGATTGATAGCTTAGAAAGTCAAGGGCATGCAGGTAAACAAATGGCTATTATCTGGAGAGATTTGATTTTGGAAGCTGGCGGAAAAGTACCACAAGAAATTATGGAAATAGAATAGTATACGAAAATGATTTAATTGTAGGACGAAATAGAATTTATAAGAAAAATACTAGTAGCTTAAACCAAAGGTCCTTGGCAATCCCCATGTTCCTTTGGTTTACAAAAATAGATAATTCCATTCCGTTTAACTCGCGCTAAGACTCCCACTTCAAGGCTTTGAGGCAACAATAAAGACTAAGTAAATGCTTAAATGAACACAGACTAAGTTCGCCACGTCCTGTGGCAACGTCTGTGTGACCCACCTCGTGAGGGCCCAACTATCATTCGGTGGGTGATGAAGAACCCCCCTACTGAATGTAGATTCACTTTATGAAAAAATCATTTTTCCTAATTTAACAGAATTGTAAGATTTATGTATAATAAAGGGAAAATAATAAGTTTCCTAAGAAAATAATATATAGGAAGTAATTACGATACAAAAAGAGGGATTAGATGAGTAAAAGACTACCAGCAGAAGCAAGAAAAAAAGTAATTATTCGATCTGCCATTAAAGTGTTTGCCAAAACTAACTATCGTGTAACTAAAGTTGCGGACATTGCTGAGTTATCTGGTGTAACTGAGCCAGTGATTTATAAACATTTTGATTCAAAACAGAAGTTATTTATCGAGGTATTAACGAGAATGGGTAAAAATACTCTCAAACTATTTAAAGTTTATCATCAAGAAGCTCACGGGTCTTTAAAAGATCAATTAATACACATTATGAAGCAGTATCTTTTATCTTTAGAAAAATATGAAGATGAACTTCAAATTTTTTTTCAAGCCATATCTGAAGTACATGAAGTAGAGATTAACCAAGTACTAACTAAAACCTATACATCTTATGCTAATTTCTTTCATGAAACCATTTACGAAAAACCAAATGATTATAATGAAACACTAGACTATCACGATATCGCATGGGAAGTGGTTGGATTGTTAATTCATTTAAGCACGTTGTATATTTTGAATTTATATAAGGAAGATAATGCATTCTCGATGATTGAAGAGTTTGTTGAACGTTTAGAACTTTAATATTTCAATAAAGAGGGGACAATACCTTATATTAAATTCAACAAATTTATCTTTTTTATAAAAAAACTAAACAATAAGCTGCTCGGATGACATACTTAGTTGTTGTTTGATTAATTAAAATAATTTAGTTTGGAGGAATTTAATATATGTCACGCTTATCTTACTCTACTCCATTGTTGAATTTTATGAATGAAGAACAGTTAAAACACTATCGTGAGGATAAGTTACGAAAACAAATTATGTATTGCTATAGAAACTCAGAGCTATACAGACGAAAATTTGATAGCATAGGTGTTTTGCCAGAAGATATTGAGACATTTGAAGATTTTCGAAAGCTTCCGATATTAATAGACAAAGATACGGAAAGAGAAAGTCAAAGAGAGTCTCTAGAGCGTTATGGTCACCCATTTGGAATGCATTTATGTGCTCCAGTGGAGAAAATTAAATTAACAGCAACAACTAGTGGAACAACGGGTGTTCCTACCTTCACATATACACTTTCAGAATCAGATCTTAACACAGTAGCGAAACCGATTATAAGCATGTTAAATTATGCAGGAATTTTTCCAGGCGACCGTATTTTATTTGCCCATGCTTTAGGTGTCTATGCCACAAGCCTAGTACTTTGGGGAATTCGACAAGCTGGAGCAATACCAGTTGATGTAGATGTCCGAGCAGGGTCAGCTATGATTTTGAGTTATGTGAATTTGACGAAACCTCGAGCGGCATTTATGACCCCTTCATTAGCAGAATATCTCATTGATAATTCTGAAAAAGTCTGTGGAAAACATGTAAGAGAGTTTAATTTTAAAGCCCTGTTCCTTGTGGGTGAAATT
This window encodes:
- a CDS encoding enoyl-CoA hydratase/isomerase family protein is translated as MKQYSTLLVEKKDKTLMVQLNRPEKANAISTEMMEELLDVISELRYNSEIQYVVFTGAGKHFSGGADLSKLVRQYEAGEFTPSAARLNQMLGHEIMNKLEELEQVTIVAINGTCIGGGLALALACDFRIMTEEAIISIPEVARGIFFTWGSTPRLINIVGVAKAKELIMLCDPIEADEALRMNLVTKVVPKNMLLEEVNKIIGKLDSSPFMPIRMTKKIANAASIGVMRNVMNYDTELFEQSILSGEPITEMKKFVNRVRN
- a CDS encoding phenylacetate--CoA ligase family protein encodes the protein MSRLSYSTPLLNFMNEEQLKHYREDKLRKQIMYCYRNSELYRRKFDSIGVLPEDIETFEDFRKLPILIDKDTERESQRESLERYGHPFGMHLCAPVEKIKLTATTSGTTGVPTFTYTLSESDLNTVAKPIISMLNYAGIFPGDRILFAHALGVYATSLVLWGIRQAGAIPVDVDVRAGSAMILSYVNLTKPRAAFMTPSLAEYLIDNSEKVCGKHVREFNFKALFLVGEIGVGIPEVKEKLESAYGCRVYDWIGPLGETIAHSCDAKEYHGMHAISPDFDLYPDDLVDPETKKPLEMYNGVIGEAIYTSLEREVNPMIRFSSGDIIQVFTEECPACGFKGRRVKVVGRTDDMLIIKGANVYPAAVKNSVSKFIPEVTGEMRIVLDEKPPRVTPPLKVKLEYGENMNQNDLEHLEERIKKKLSEEVRVRPEIVWVPPHSLEKALTKTPLFEKNY
- a CDS encoding TetR/AcrR family transcriptional regulator, which translates into the protein MSKRLPAEARKKVIIRSAIKVFAKTNYRVTKVADIAELSGVTEPVIYKHFDSKQKLFIEVLTRMGKNTLKLFKVYHQEAHGSLKDQLIHIMKQYLLSLEKYEDELQIFFQAISEVHEVEINQVLTKTYTSYANFFHETIYEKPNDYNETLDYHDIAWEVVGLLIHLSTLYILNLYKEDNAFSMIEEFVERLEL
- a CDS encoding class I adenylate-forming enzyme family protein, whose product is MEAIIHMGQIVDKHALRQPNQGVYYDNGREVTYKEYVKEVNRMINAFKMIGLQKGDRIATILPQSKAFITVFTAAAKLGITIVPLDTRLQLPRIQHICERTQPKMLIAQAHPEKLKDKIETILSNIHFEHFYYYLSEVKSEGALPYERLIDKELSDVYIDDLTERSSDDPLLIIFTSGTTGTPKGALITNGNIVAMAEKTAKAWDITNMDRYLLQLPTSHVGGITNLIASMLYAGAKGVFMPDYDPKLMLQCIDNYKLTFVGGVPTMFRIMFRDCDVSHYQLHSIRLIWLGGESSSPHLINKIKSLFKESSVAASFGMTETAGCFTYTDPEDGIEIVANTEGKPGEGSYIKIVKEDGSEAESNEIGEIYVKGSSVISSYLDEEHNMNTFEAGWLKTGDLGSLDEKNYLKYVGRNKEMYISGGYNVYPLEVENYINKFPGVSTSCVVEKDDEIWGQVGIAFIVPEAHSGFDLEALTFYVKNGLSDYQQPKHYIVQKSIPMTPLGKVDKQVLRKEITTYIANPSI
- a CDS encoding YdeI/OmpD-associated family protein; this encodes MTIINKLKLDKYTNMAVINQPSGYDLFSEYKSTLSGEHDAIFIFVETVDKIVEHTQRIINEQQLLEKGYLFFAYPKKGNKRYNTFVHRDEIFPAMKVGEDGYVENSDIKFSRMVSMDDVFTVVGLKREKKKATKSSAASQCVADYEDNVQDVEKRLADHPKEQAFFQSLTPGYQRDWARYIFSAKQEKTREKRSQQMIDVLSQGYKTMDLYRSGKK